A genome region from bacterium includes the following:
- a CDS encoding GtrA family protein has product MIEFIKFFIIGILNTVIDFTALNLLILFFGIGTNGEFYILLKSASFLIAVANSYFFNKYWVFRNGGDPHVKESFFFFTVSFIGFLLNVSISYFAFLSINAVYAVSPHLAANIGAIAGTGAVVLWNFIGYKFFVFSKKHE; this is encoded by the coding sequence ATGATTGAATTTATAAAATTTTTTATTATTGGGATACTCAATACAGTAATTGACTTCACTGCACTTAACCTGCTCATTCTTTTTTTTGGTATCGGCACTAACGGAGAATTTTATATTTTGTTAAAATCCGCTTCTTTTTTAATTGCGGTAGCAAATAGTTATTTTTTCAATAAATATTGGGTTTTTCGAAACGGAGGAGATCCACACGTGAAAGAGTCATTCTTCTTTTTTACCGTCAGTTTCATTGGATTTTTACTCAATGTTTCCATTTCGTATTTCGCATTTCTTTCTATCAATGCCGTATACGCAGTATCTCCTCATCTTGCTGCGAATATCGGCGCAATTGCCGGTACGGGCGCCGTTGTCCTCTGGAATTTTATCGGGTATAAATTTTTTGTATTCTCTAAAAAACATGAATAA
- a CDS encoding type II toxin-antitoxin system HicB family antitoxin, with protein sequence MRNIIQFQISESDGGYVAEGVGVPIVTQGDTLDELTANIREAVGLYIKDENLAELGFATTPSVLVNFELPTLAHV encoded by the coding sequence ATGAGAAACATCATCCAATTTCAAATCTCCGAGAGCGATGGGGGCTATGTTGCAGAGGGCGTGGGCGTACCTATCGTGACACAGGGAGATACGCTTGACGAGCTTACTGCGAATATTCGCGAAGCAGTTGGATTGTATATAAAAGATGAAAATCTCGCCGAACTGGGCTTTGCTACCACCCCGTCAGTATTAGTAAATTTTGAACTTCCTACGCTTGCGCATGTCTAA
- a CDS encoding glycosyltransferase family 2 protein, producing MNKIFISVIIPAYNESKRIHETLGSIEQYFKGKTFLHEVIVVDDGSSDGTPDLVLEYQNRISRLRVLVNEKNRGKGFSVNRGMRAAHGEYRLFMDADNSVDISHLDIFMGLMGRGYDVVIGSIALDDASVTENSGWHRRILGCISHVLVRLLAVSGIKDTQRGFKLFTCAAANKIFPKQTIERFGFDIEILVIARKHKLKIKEAPVAWINPIGSKVTLGSYFQTFRELLVIVRNRIFNKYSTETP from the coding sequence ATGAATAAAATATTTATATCGGTCATTATCCCCGCATATAACGAATCTAAGCGAATCCACGAAACGCTGGGGAGCATTGAACAGTATTTCAAGGGCAAAACATTTCTCCATGAGGTTATTGTCGTGGATGATGGTTCTTCAGATGGAACGCCGGATTTAGTTTTAGAATACCAAAATAGGATTTCCCGCTTACGTGTTTTAGTGAACGAAAAAAATCGTGGGAAGGGATTTTCTGTTAATCGGGGCATGCGTGCCGCGCATGGAGAATATCGGCTTTTTATGGATGCTGATAATTCCGTTGATATTTCACATCTCGATATATTTATGGGGTTAATGGGTCGAGGGTACGATGTTGTTATTGGCTCCATTGCTCTTGACGACGCTTCAGTGACAGAAAACAGTGGGTGGCATCGAAGAATACTGGGTTGCATTTCTCACGTGTTGGTTCGACTCCTCGCCGTCTCTGGCATAAAGGATACACAGCGAGGTTTCAAGCTTTTTACTTGTGCCGCGGCAAATAAAATTTTTCCGAAACAAACTATTGAGCGATTTGGCTTTGATATCGAGATTTTGGTCATAGCACGAAAACACAAGCTTAAAATCAAGGAAGCGCCTGTCGCGTGGATTAATCCGATCGGCTCCAAGGTTACTCTCGGATCCTATTTTCAGACGTTTCGCGAGCTTTTGGTAATCGTTCGTAATAGAATTTTCAATAAATATTCCACAGAAACACCGTAA
- a CDS encoding glycosyltransferase family 39 protein: MKKILVKLSHFLIPCLILGSTLFILGSLVSSQPFGHDESVYLTEARSWIDGSPADEFKIYRPIGMAGFGWIFLNFGDSEVFVRFFGVIFGAVALLFVHLLFKRMFNIFVALGITITVGTSTLFLQEAPLFQNDVPSSGLLIGILWLLYIYYESAGKSKVIYFVGPLAALAFYLRYGVVSALGIIGVLTLLVLVPKFIKKEGVDYSKLGTSLIISILLFVPHFIQSLVVEGKLLGILSRSGEAAGRQYLGEGLLDYIRLLPNELGGWALGITAIIGTIVTVVIIFRKNLRENYAGLLWIGSIGLLNFIVTGLLVHAEARYVFFPMVLLSGTGIASLYYLMRNWPKAFINSLIAIFLLGVMFYGVNSYQEINSFFRTKEMDLYSVAYVKASEAIRYDSTDNNGCAIWAIPTNRPRVSWYSKCNTLKINNAATFKKDFRIHLRKDHYSIVRATLKEPQINQDVAVEFDIILTEIFRTENLSKLYGGDLIVYRVTRKNSDEEDYLNLLEK; the protein is encoded by the coding sequence ATGAAAAAGATTTTAGTAAAATTATCGCATTTCTTGATTCCGTGCCTTATCTTAGGTAGTACACTTTTTATCCTAGGATCTCTTGTCAGTTCGCAGCCATTTGGCCATGATGAATCTGTATATTTGACAGAAGCACGCTCGTGGATAGATGGTTCGCCTGCCGATGAATTTAAGATTTATAGACCAATTGGGATGGCCGGTTTCGGTTGGATTTTCCTCAATTTTGGTGATTCTGAAGTCTTCGTGCGCTTCTTTGGTGTGATTTTCGGCGCAGTAGCTCTTCTTTTTGTCCATCTGCTTTTTAAGCGGATGTTCAATATTTTTGTTGCCCTCGGCATTACTATTACTGTCGGAACATCAACCTTATTTTTACAGGAAGCCCCGTTATTTCAAAATGATGTCCCTTCCTCGGGTCTTTTAATCGGGATTCTTTGGTTGCTCTATATTTATTATGAGAGTGCGGGTAAAAGTAAAGTAATATATTTTGTTGGACCATTAGCTGCACTCGCTTTTTATCTTCGTTACGGTGTAGTGAGCGCACTCGGAATAATCGGGGTCTTAACACTCCTTGTGTTGGTACCTAAATTTATAAAAAAAGAGGGTGTGGATTACTCCAAGTTGGGAACTTCGCTCATTATTTCCATTCTTTTATTTGTTCCACATTTTATACAATCTCTTGTTGTAGAAGGGAAATTGTTGGGCATCTTGAGTCGCAGCGGTGAAGCCGCGGGTCGTCAATATCTTGGCGAAGGATTATTAGACTATATAAGGTTGCTGCCAAATGAACTTGGAGGTTGGGCACTTGGCATTACTGCGATTATTGGTACTATCGTGACCGTCGTTATTATTTTTAGAAAAAATTTACGAGAAAATTATGCAGGTTTACTGTGGATTGGGAGTATCGGACTACTTAATTTCATAGTAACGGGATTGTTGGTACACGCTGAAGCCAGATACGTTTTCTTTCCTATGGTTCTTCTCTCGGGAACAGGTATCGCAAGTCTTTATTATTTGATGCGAAATTGGCCAAAAGCATTTATTAATTCATTGATAGCAATTTTTTTGTTAGGTGTAATGTTTTATGGAGTAAATAGTTATCAGGAAATTAATTCATTTTTTAGAACAAAAGAAATGGATCTATATTCTGTTGCATATGTTAAGGCATCGGAAGCAATTCGTTATGATAGCACAGATAATAACGGCTGTGCAATATGGGCAATTCCAACTAATCGCCCAAGAGTTTCGTGGTACTCCAAATGTAATACACTAAAAATTAACAATGCAGCTACCTTTAAAAAAGATTTTCGTATTCATTTAAGAAAAGATCATTACAGCATAGTTCGCGCTACACTAAAGGAGCCACAGATTAATCAGGATGTGGCTGTGGAATTTGATATTATTTTAACAGAAATATTTCGCACAGAAAATTTATCTAAATTATATGGCGGCGATTTAATTGTATATCGTGTAACAAGAAAGAATTCCGATGAAGAGGATTACCTCAATCTTTTGGAAAAATGA
- a CDS encoding type II toxin-antitoxin system HicA family toxin — protein MSKPRRLSGLEIIKIFALFSFTIESQRGSHVKLARFENNRKQVLLISNHKELKTGAVVGIFKQAMRYIPESELRRHFYSD, from the coding sequence ATGTCTAAACCAAGGCGGCTTTCAGGATTGGAAATTATAAAAATATTTGCGCTTTTTAGTTTTACAATCGAGAGCCAGAGGGGAAGTCATGTGAAGCTTGCGCGTTTTGAAAACAACAGAAAACAAGTCCTGCTCATTTCGAATCATAAAGAATTGAAAACAGGTGCCGTTGTAGGCATATTCAAACAAGCCATGCGGTATATTCCAGAATCAGAACTTCGAAGACATTTTTATTCTGACTGA
- a CDS encoding polysaccharide deacetylase family protein produces MENYLKNIKILFSATILLLIMGIIIGISVLKDSNLFTAQHISQVIDYLHYKSSFTYTNDKNLTASVISIFANTSPSIKGNDVAKSIPVLLYHGIINEPDGSNILLKNFKEQMFALKKAGWQTVSIEDFYKFMKGEKELPDKSFLLTFDDGRKDSYYTTDPLLRSLSYTAVMFIDTEHSITLGGNKYYLSPQELRVMLKSKRWEIQSHGRMAHSLYPISSEGAMGTFLGNKLWLHDKESIETDEEFRLRIEADIAGSKDDIHQAFGVDVNGFAYPFGDFGHISKNYPEAENVVLDTVKSVYPMSFYQVWPRKGFSFNYPEGEQFLVKRIGVRPYWSSDNLLKVLDTAKEKNLPYIDNFSNYNGWLINDGKLSIENTSMILGSNSSTGSSVFLDGSYLWKNYIFKSNIRLLKGKSFSLLSRYKDSDNHVSCQFTPEYIRIEYAKEGNKTLVQEKKGKFVFIGRNREVGMGVNDNVVDCYIDGEVALKSDGVIKIPNHGGVGFETWDPEVNNSDIVIKEISVEEIK; encoded by the coding sequence ATGGAAAATTATCTTAAAAATATAAAAATATTGTTTTCGGCAACTATTTTATTGCTGATAATGGGCATTATTATCGGCATTTCTGTGCTTAAAGACAGTAATTTATTTACTGCACAACATATATCGCAGGTAATTGACTATCTCCATTATAAATCGTCTTTTACTTATACTAATGATAAAAACTTAACAGCCTCAGTAATATCAATTTTTGCTAACACTAGTCCAAGTATTAAAGGTAATGATGTTGCAAAATCTATTCCTGTTTTGTTGTACCACGGCATTATTAACGAACCTGACGGATCGAATATTTTACTGAAAAATTTTAAGGAACAAATGTTTGCGCTGAAAAAAGCTGGATGGCAAACAGTAAGTATTGAAGATTTTTATAAATTTATGAAAGGAGAAAAAGAGCTTCCTGATAAATCCTTTCTCTTAACGTTTGATGATGGCAGAAAAGATAGCTATTATACAACGGATCCACTTCTAAGAAGTTTGAGTTATACGGCAGTAATGTTTATTGATACCGAACATTCCATAACGTTAGGCGGAAATAAGTATTATTTATCTCCACAAGAGCTTAGGGTGATGCTGAAAAGTAAACGATGGGAAATACAGTCACATGGCAGAATGGCTCATTCTCTTTATCCTATAAGTAGCGAAGGAGCCATGGGAACCTTTCTCGGTAATAAATTATGGCTTCATGATAAGGAAAGTATTGAAACAGATGAAGAATTTAGACTGCGAATAGAAGCAGATATTGCAGGTTCAAAAGATGATATCCATCAAGCATTTGGAGTAGATGTAAATGGATTTGCCTATCCTTTTGGTGATTTTGGCCATATTTCAAAAAATTATCCTGAAGCAGAAAATGTTGTTTTGGATACGGTAAAATCAGTTTACCCGATGTCTTTTTATCAAGTTTGGCCGCGGAAAGGTTTTAGTTTTAATTATCCGGAAGGAGAGCAATTTTTGGTTAAAAGAATTGGGGTTAGGCCATATTGGAGCTCTGATAATTTGTTAAAAGTACTAGACACTGCAAAAGAGAAAAACCTTCCCTATATTGATAATTTTAGTAATTATAATGGGTGGTTAATAAATGATGGAAAACTATCAATAGAGAACACCTCGATGATTCTAGGTTCTAATTCTTCAACGGGAAGTTCGGTTTTCCTTGACGGCTCTTACTTGTGGAAAAATTATATTTTTAAAAGTAACATTAGATTATTGAAAGGAAAATCTTTTTCATTACTTTCTCGATACAAAGACAGCGACAACCACGTTTCTTGCCAGTTTACGCCCGAGTATATAAGAATAGAATATGCGAAAGAAGGAAATAAAACATTAGTACAGGAGAAAAAAGGAAAATTTGTATTTATTGGAAGAAATCGTGAAGTAGGAATGGGAGTGAATGATAATGTAGTCGATTGTTATATAGATGGCGAAGTGGCATTAAAGAGTGATGGTGTAATTAAAATACCTAATCATGGAGGAGTCGGTTTTGAAACATGGGATCCAGAGGTTAATAACAGCGATATAGTTATCAAAGAAATTTCTGTTGAAGAAATAAAATGA